The segment CCCCTACCGCCACCCCAAGCCCAGTGTACCCTGCTCACACCTGCCTGACGGCATGCTTGTAATGCTCCTGGATGCCCTTGGTGGGCAGCTGCCGGCAACAGCGCAGCAGGTATCGGTAGAGCTGCAGCGGCGTCTGGACCAGCTCTGCCCCCGGTAGTGGGGCCATCCGCCAGACCTCAGACCCTGAAAAACACACAGCATCACTTCTAGGCATCCAACCAATACTTTGCCCTGGTCCCCAGCTCCCAGCACTCTGGGAAGCAGGCGTATTTGACCCAGTGTGAATGGAGGCCAGATCCCCACAGAACCGAGCCCCTGAGCTCAGGCTGGGCATCAGCCCTGCAGAAGGCTCATCCCCGAGCAGGCCCACAAGGACGAAGGTGGGAGGCACA is part of the Budorcas taxicolor isolate Tak-1 chromosome 19, Takin1.1, whole genome shotgun sequence genome and harbors:
- the LYRM9 gene encoding LYR motif-containing protein 9, whose protein sequence is MAPLPGAELVQTPLQLYRYLLRCCRQLPTKGIQEHYKHAVRQSFRVHSDEDNPERIQQIIKRAIEDADWILNKYKN